The nucleotide window TCGTTGATCTGTAACAGCCAAAATGGACGACTCGTCTAACGCAACTTTAATATTTTGTAGTTCCTCTACCGTCAGCTGCATTGAACTTAGCACATTTGTATCTTCTGCTTTCACTATCTATCCACCAACTTCTATTTAGTGATTCTTTTCTAACGTACTTTCTAAAAAATGCATTCTTTAATCCATAATTATAGTTCTTAGTAAATGATTTTGGTAGTTCTTTTAGATAATTTCGACTATTTCTTAATATTTTTTACTTTTTCTCTTTTTTTCAGATACTTTGTGATCTGAAATTACTGGAAACCTATTATTAGTTTACTCTATTAAATGTTCATCACCCCTACATCTACCGGAATATTCTGATAAAATAATAGTAATTTCCATTGAAAGGATTGATAAAAATGAAAACATTTACGAAAGTGATTGAAAAGTAATCTCTTCACTCTTTTCAATCAAAAATGAATAAAAAATTATTTGAAAAGAGGAAAGCGATGTATACAGATCAGGAACTAATCATCCGACCAATTATCGAACAAGATATGAAACGTTTATGGGAGCTGATTTATAAAGATGAGCAGCCCGAATGGAAAAAATGGGATGCGCCGTATTATCCGCATAGAGCGATTCCTTACGAACAATTTATCCTGACAAAGCAGGATTGGATCGGCGATGAAAGCATGTGGGTAATTGAAGTATCCGGGGTTGTTCGCGGAATTATTTCATACTACTGGGAACACGAACCGTCAAAGTGGATCGAAATAGGTATAGTTCTGCATGAAGGACAATCGTGGGGAAAAGGGATTGGAACACGGGCCCTAAAATTATGGATTGCACATTTATTTCATACAATGCCATTAGTGCGTATTGGTTTCACGACATGGTCAGGCAATGAACGCATGATTCGTGTTGGCGAAAAATTGGGGATGCAGCTAGAAGCACGAATCCGTAAAGTTCGCTATTACGAGGGGCATTATTATGACTCGATTCGCATGGGACTACTTAGAGAAGAATGGGAAGCATTGAATAACGACTAAATTTTCAGGGGTGGAGAAGATGAGCGTAAAAGAGAACCTGCAAGCAAACTATGAGGACATGGTCGAAATCCGAAGACATCTGCATATGTATCCGGAGCTTTCATTTAAAGAAGTTAATACACCAAAACTCGTTGCCGAAAAGCTTCGACTTTATGGGATTGATGTGAAAGAAAATGTTGGCGGTAATGGGGTTGTAGGCTATTTGAAAGGTGCTTTTGATGGACCGACAATTGCATTCCGTGCAGATTTTGACGCACTACCGATTCAAGATGAAAAAGTAGTGCCTTACAAATCGAAAGTCGATGGAGTAAGCCACGCTTGTGGTCATGATATCCATACAGCCGCACTGCTCGGTTTGGCAAAATCACTTGCTGATATTCGTGACGTACTTCATGGGAATGTCGTATTTATCCACCAATTTGCGGAAGAAGTAGTACCAGGTGGTGCAAAGGCAATGGTAGAAGCAGGTTGTCTTGATGGTGTCGACTATGTATACGGTTCCCATGTTTCATCCTGGAGTGAATTAGGCACTGTTCTGTTTTGTGAAGGCTATGCAATGGCAGCGGCCGATTTTTTTGAACTCACTATTCAAGGTAAGGGCGGACATGGTGCATCACCTCACGAAACAATCGACCCGATTGTTGCTGCGGCTCAGTTTGTATTTGGTGTGCAGCCAATTGTCAGCAGAAATACTGACCCTATTGAATCTGCCGTTATTACAATCGGAAAAATTGAAAGTGGCACAGTCGGCAATGTCATTCCTGATAAAGCCTATTTAACAGGGACTGTTCGTACATTCAATCCTGCGATCCGCGATATGGTCGAAGAAAAGCTAAATAACCTATGCAAAGCGATTGAAATTCAGTATGGTGCCAAGCTTGATTTCAACTATACTCGCGGCTATGACGCCGTATATAATCATCCGGCTGAAACAGCTATGCTTCGCGAAGCGGTCTCAATAAACCTGCCGGACTTGCAAGTATTGAATACCCCGCCTCGCATGGGAGCAGAAGATTTCACCTATTATTTACAGGAAAAGCCCGGCACGTTTTTCTTCACAGGCGGCGGCAATCCGGAAATCAATGCAGTCTACCCGCATCACCATCCAAGATTCGATGTAGATGAACAATCCATGTTGAATATTGCCGATGTTTTTGTAGAAGCACTGAAGCTTCATGGGGTTTTAAAATAATTTCGACTTCAAGCTCCCGGATTTTTTAAGGAGGTTTCAAGAAATGCAAAAAGAAAAAAACGAGCTTTTTGAATGGATTAAAGTTATTGTAATTACTGCCTTGTTTGTTGTCGCTATTCGGACGTTTATTTTTACTCCGATTGATGTGAAAGGTGCTTCCATGATGCCGACATATGAGGACGGAGACCGTATTATCGTCAACAAAATCGGGAAATCGCTTCATGATTTTGATCGATTCGATATCATAGTGTTCGATGGGTTCGAAAGCGAATATTTCATTAAGCGGATTATCGGACTTCCAGGTGATCATATTGAATATAAAGACGATGTGCTTTATATAAATGGTCGGGAAATCGACGAGCCCTATCTGGATGAATACAAATCTGCTCTTAACGATCCTGGTGATTTAACTCCCGATTTCACACTGGAAAATTTAGTTGGTGTTTCGGAAATTCCGAACGGGTATTTTTTTGTTATGGGTGATAACCGCCGTAAAAGTAGTGACAGCCGAGATCTACGCATCGGTCTAGTTTCAAAAGATCATATTCTTGGGTCCACATCCATTCGTTTTTATCCGCTCGATTCACTAGGTTTAGTAAAATAATCAAAAAATATGCCGTGACTGCTTTAATTAGCAGTGGCGGCTTTTTCATTTCAACTGCCTAAAATAAATTACATAATGACATATATAGTTTGCATTATGAATTATATAATGTATAATGAGCTTAACAATAACAATTTGGAGGGGATAAAATGGAGTTTTGGAACAGAAAAATAGTGGATGAGCGTGTATACAACATGCAAAATAAAATTTACCGGGAAATCTATCTACTGACAATGATCATCCTTATCGTTTCAATCGGGGTTAAAATTTACCGTTTCGGAATAAATATGGAGTCTATTGCCACAGAGATGGTCATTTTAATAGCCGCCAGTTTATACTACGGTTTCCGTTCATCACAGCTTGGGGTATTTGCGGATGAAGTTGAACTTCATGATGCCAACAGCAAGTTTTCATACAGCACAAAACAGCTGATCCTCGGTAGTGGATTGGGTCTGGCCATTGCACTTTTCATGGGGATTAACAGCGCGTACCAATATGCGGACAGTTCTGCTCAGGCAATTGAATATTTCTTTATCGTGTTTATCGTTTCGCTTATAATTTACGTTCCATTATATTTACTGCTTTTATTTGCAGCCTATAAAAGCGCATTGAATAAAAGCCAAAAAGTGAACAGCAAAATGCTTGAAGAAGATGATGATGCGGGGCGAAACCGATGAAAAACATTCGATTGAAAATGGCCCGAATTGAACATGATCTATCACAGGACGAACTTGCAAAAAAAGTTGGGGTTACACGCCAAACAATCGGACTCATCGAGCTTGGCAAGTATAATCCGACATTAAGTGTCTGTATCGCAATTTGCAGAACATTAAACAAGACATTGGATGAACTATTTTGGGATGAACAGTCCGAATAACGGCAACGACAAAAAAGGGAATGGGACATAACCCAAAAATGCTATTTTTCTCTAAGAGAAAAATAGCATTTTTTTGCTGTGCGTTAAAATTGATTTCCATTCCGGGACGCTTTCCGCGGGCGTGGCCTGAGCCTGTAGTCTCAGGCGTCACGCTATTCCCGCAGGAGTCGCCCTTCATTCCAATCAATTTCACAAAATATCCATTTCTTAATAAGAGTTTTCTTCTTATCCAACGATTTTCTACTTCTGTTACAGCCTCTTTTCTCCTATAACTCAAGCTTGTACAGCTGATCATCCTTTTCTCCTCGTGTACCGCGTCCGTCCGTATTATTCGTAATCCAGTACAATGTATGATCTTCAATCCAGACATCACGGATTCTTCCCATATTATTGACGACTTCTTTTACCTCTTTTGACTCCAGATCAAATTCAAGCACTGCTGTTCCGCGCGGTGCCGCAACATACAGCTTGTTGTCGTAGAATGCCATACCTGAAGGGGCCCATGTATTTTCACTGCCTGATGTAAATAAAGGCGATAGGAAGCCTTCATGCTCTTCCTCTCCTTCTATTAAAGGCCAGCCATAATTTTTCCCAGCTTCAATTTTATTGATTTCATCATTTGCGCTTTGCCCATGTTCACTTGCATACATTGTCCCGTCAGGTGTCCACGTAATACCTTGCGGATTCCGATGTCCGTAACTGTACACATATGAATCCGGAAAAGGATTGTCGTCCGGAATGCTCCCATCCAAATTCATGCGCAATATTTTTCCTCCGAGTGTAGACAAATCCTGTGCAGTTTGTGGATTCGATGCATCACCTGCTGTCGCATAAAGCTTTTGATCCGGTCCGATTTTCACCCGTCCACCGTGATGATATGTACCACTGGGGATTTCATCAAGCAGTACACGTTTCTCCAGCCAGTTATTATTTTCAAGAAAAAGCAATACAATCCGGTTAAACTGATCGTTCCCATTTTCATACGTATAATAAGCGTATGCCTCTTTTGACTGTTCAAAATCCGGTGCCAATACAAAGCCAAGCAACCCTGCCTCCGATGCAGTGGAGAGTGTTTTTTCAAGCTGTACTTCCTGTCTTGTCATTTCTCCATGCTCCACTTTTACAATATGCCCTGTCCGCTCCGAAATATAAAAAGTGTCCTCAAGTTTATTAATTGCCCACGGTGCCTCCAAATTAGCAGCGAGTGATTCGTATTGCTCCAGCGCTTGCGAACCGTTACTTCCAATGGACACAGGTTGTTTTTCATTTGTAGAGCACCCTGTTAAACATAGCAGGGAAATACCCAACCCAAAGAATAACTGCTTCACAGAAAAACCTCCCATTGTGATTCATACTGTTTCAATATTTCCGCATTTAAAAATCTATAAAAAACGGGTGTTTCGTTGCGTCCAAACAGTATTCTATTCTTTGACGAAAATTTCCCACTGTCACCATTTCCATGGCCTCTTCAATTGGGAAATACCCAACTTCCAGACTTTCCGGTGAAGTTGCCGGTGTCCCCCCAATTGGTTTCGCCAGGAAAAGCGTATTGCAAATACACTTCTCTACATTTTGAAAAATACCGCAGAATTTGAGTATCTCCACATCTATTCCCGATTCTTCTTTTGTTTCCCTAATCGCTGCAGCTGTCAAAGATTCTCCTTCTTCTACTTGACCGCCCGGCATTTCCCATCCTCGTTTAGGTCCTTTAATAAGCAGAATCTCATTATGACTGTTCAGTACAATCGTTGCAGCGGAGACAATATGTTTCGGAGTTATATTTCTTACTTGCTGAATTTGTTCCAAACTCATCAGTCCTTTTAAAAGTATCTATATCGCTAATTAAAAGGTTCTATAGAGGAAATATAAAACCCTGCCATTAAAAGAGTGTTTCTTTAAGCCTGCTTTTCCTAATTAACCAAACAACGATACAAACACAACGCCAAATATAAGTACTGACACAACCCAATAGAGAATTCCTGACTGTTTATTTTGAGTCCTTCTGTATTCTCTAAATCCTATTACCCCAAACATCGCACTCATAACGATAAACATAAAAGGTTGCAGGTGGAAGCGGTCTGTAACCAGACTATAAATACCGATCAACGCTGCCAACAACCCTAAAGTCAGTTGAAAGACAACAAGTATATCTACTTTCATTTCCTTCATTTGAAACTCCCACCCCTATTTCATAATATGGATTTAAATAAGTTATTCTCTAAAATATTCTTCAGCTAAAATAGCTAAGTAGTCCATATCTTCATATACGTCGTCTTTTAAAAATTCTTGTCTGTGGCGTCCTTCCCAAACCATGCCGGATTTCTCCATAACTTTTCTTGAAGCGATATTTCTAACCATGCAGCGGCTATAAATTCTATTAAATTGGTGTTCCTGAAATCCATAATCAATTATTCTTTTGCATGCTTCTGTTGCATAGCCATTACCCCACTCCGAGACATCGATAAAATAGCCCACCTCTGCATTATGGTGGTTTTTTGAAACTGTCACGAGCCCGCAATTCCCGATATAGCGGCCATTTTCTTTTAAAAACACAGCAAACTCATAGGCTGACCCTTGCTCAAAGCTTTTTTGCAAATAGGAAATCCACTGATCGACAACTTCGCGCGGGTATGGATGCGGAATCATGACCATTGTGTCCGCAATCTCCCTATGCTTGACTACTTCAAAAATAGCATCTGCAAATTCAACTTCATACGGCTTCAATATGAGCCTTTCCGTTTCTAAAATCATTTCCTCATCCCCTAAACTATTTAATGAAATATTCCATGTAAATATCATTTTCCTTAAAACCGATTTTTTTGTATAGCGGTTTTCCCATCGGTGAAGCTATCAAAAATAGGTGATGTACATTTCTTTCCTGAGCTTCTGCCAGTATACGCTCAACCAATTGTTTCGCCAGCCCCTGACCTCTGCTTTCCGGTGCTGTGTACATATTTAAAATATACCCCCGAATGCCAGTAGGATTGGAATAGCTAGGGGGAAAGGACATAAAATGAATGCCTCCTGTAGCGATCGCACTTTTCTCTTTCTCAATAATCCATTGAACAAATTGATCAGAGCTTAATTGCTTCTCAAAAAAGTTTCTTAACTGTTCATCGATATTGGAAGATACTGTTTGCCCTTCCTCCACTAATAATCGCTTACGTAAATCTATTAATAATTCCATATCATTTGTAGTAGCCAATCGAAATTCCATTCATATCCACCTTCCTGATTTTCTTGAGTCTCTTCTATTCCCTGTCTATAATGACAATCTTTTTCGTCTTGAACTTTTCCGAAACAGCATAAATAAGTGTAATTATAAGTGCTGTAATACTTGGATAACCTATCATCACAACAATATTAGTATGTTCAACTAAACTGAATTCTCCCCACTCAAGCCATAGGCGCCAGCCCATTCCAAGAGCACTGAATAGTAACGAAATGAAAAAAACCAGTACCGGTTTGTGAACAAAAATCCCCACAAAAACATTCGCAACAACAATATAAATA belongs to Solibacillus sp. FSL W7-1436 and includes:
- a CDS encoding GNAT family N-acetyltransferase, whose protein sequence is MYTDQELIIRPIIEQDMKRLWELIYKDEQPEWKKWDAPYYPHRAIPYEQFILTKQDWIGDESMWVIEVSGVVRGIISYYWEHEPSKWIEIGIVLHEGQSWGKGIGTRALKLWIAHLFHTMPLVRIGFTTWSGNERMIRVGEKLGMQLEARIRKVRYYEGHYYDSIRMGLLREEWEALNND
- a CDS encoding M20 metallopeptidase family protein, producing the protein MSVKENLQANYEDMVEIRRHLHMYPELSFKEVNTPKLVAEKLRLYGIDVKENVGGNGVVGYLKGAFDGPTIAFRADFDALPIQDEKVVPYKSKVDGVSHACGHDIHTAALLGLAKSLADIRDVLHGNVVFIHQFAEEVVPGGAKAMVEAGCLDGVDYVYGSHVSSWSELGTVLFCEGYAMAAADFFELTIQGKGGHGASPHETIDPIVAAAQFVFGVQPIVSRNTDPIESAVITIGKIESGTVGNVIPDKAYLTGTVRTFNPAIRDMVEEKLNNLCKAIEIQYGAKLDFNYTRGYDAVYNHPAETAMLREAVSINLPDLQVLNTPPRMGAEDFTYYLQEKPGTFFFTGGGNPEINAVYPHHHPRFDVDEQSMLNIADVFVEALKLHGVLK
- the lepB gene encoding signal peptidase I, with product MQKEKNELFEWIKVIVITALFVVAIRTFIFTPIDVKGASMMPTYEDGDRIIVNKIGKSLHDFDRFDIIVFDGFESEYFIKRIIGLPGDHIEYKDDVLYINGREIDEPYLDEYKSALNDPGDLTPDFTLENLVGVSEIPNGYFFVMGDNRRKSSDSRDLRIGLVSKDHILGSTSIRFYPLDSLGLVK
- a CDS encoding DUF6773 family protein, producing the protein MEFWNRKIVDERVYNMQNKIYREIYLLTMIILIVSIGVKIYRFGINMESIATEMVILIAASLYYGFRSSQLGVFADEVELHDANSKFSYSTKQLILGSGLGLAIALFMGINSAYQYADSSAQAIEYFFIVFIVSLIIYVPLYLLLLFAAYKSALNKSQKVNSKMLEEDDDAGRNR
- a CDS encoding helix-turn-helix transcriptional regulator, which produces MKNIRLKMARIEHDLSQDELAKKVGVTRQTIGLIELGKYNPTLSVCIAICRTLNKTLDELFWDEQSE
- a CDS encoding PQQ-dependent sugar dehydrogenase, whose amino-acid sequence is MKQLFFGLGISLLCLTGCSTNEKQPVSIGSNGSQALEQYESLAANLEAPWAINKLEDTFYISERTGHIVKVEHGEMTRQEVQLEKTLSTASEAGLLGFVLAPDFEQSKEAYAYYTYENGNDQFNRIVLLFLENNNWLEKRVLLDEIPSGTYHHGGRVKIGPDQKLYATAGDASNPQTAQDLSTLGGKILRMNLDGSIPDDNPFPDSYVYSYGHRNPQGITWTPDGTMYASEHGQSANDEINKIEAGKNYGWPLIEGEEEHEGFLSPLFTSGSENTWAPSGMAFYDNKLYVAAPRGTAVLEFDLESKEVKEVVNNMGRIRDVWIEDHTLYWITNNTDGRGTRGEKDDQLYKLEL
- a CDS encoding NUDIX hydrolase; its protein translation is MEQIQQVRNITPKHIVSAATIVLNSHNEILLIKGPKRGWEMPGGQVEEGESLTAAAIRETKEESGIDVEILKFCGIFQNVEKCICNTLFLAKPIGGTPATSPESLEVGYFPIEEAMEMVTVGNFRQRIEYCLDATKHPFFIDF
- a CDS encoding YczI family protein; this translates as MKEMKVDILVVFQLTLGLLAALIGIYSLVTDRFHLQPFMFIVMSAMFGVIGFREYRRTQNKQSGILYWVVSVLIFGVVFVSLFG
- a CDS encoding GNAT family N-acetyltransferase, producing the protein MILETERLILKPYEVEFADAIFEVVKHREIADTMVMIPHPYPREVVDQWISYLQKSFEQGSAYEFAVFLKENGRYIGNCGLVTVSKNHHNAEVGYFIDVSEWGNGYATEACKRIIDYGFQEHQFNRIYSRCMVRNIASRKVMEKSGMVWEGRHRQEFLKDDVYEDMDYLAILAEEYFRE
- a CDS encoding GNAT family N-acetyltransferase, producing the protein MEFRLATTNDMELLIDLRKRLLVEEGQTVSSNIDEQLRNFFEKQLSSDQFVQWIIEKEKSAIATGGIHFMSFPPSYSNPTGIRGYILNMYTAPESRGQGLAKQLVERILAEAQERNVHHLFLIASPMGKPLYKKIGFKENDIYMEYFIK
- a CDS encoding ABC transporter permease, with translation MFGTDDYKKIEKNRKHFLIFNFITMLFFTGISFTSVIPNLKGFDLVSTFIVFLIYIVVANVFVGIFVHKPVLVFFISLLFSALGMGWRLWLEWGEFSLVEHTNIVVMIGYPSITALIITLIYAVSEKFKTKKIVIIDRE